TGACGAGCGTCATGCTGGCCAGGAACAGCAGCGCGCAGCCGGCGAAGAGCGGCTCGCCCATCGTGCGCGCGTCGCGGTCGCGCCCGCGCAGGTAGCCCGGCGCGTAGATCGCCGCGGCGAGAAACAGGGCGCTCGCGATGGAGAGGAACAGCAGGCCCGTATCGTCCAGGGCCAGCCAGTTCGGATGGGCGGACCCCGGGCGGACGAGCCACGCCGCCGCCGTCAGCATCGCGTGCGCGGCGGCCCCCGCGGGCAGCAGGAACCGCGCCGCGCCGGGCCGGCGCCAGGCCAACGCCAGCGCGCCCGCCGCGGCGGGGACAAGAAGCAGGGCGTAAAGCAGCATGGCCATTTCAGTCCCGTAATTGCGTCAGCTGGTCCGCGTCCAGGCTCTCCACGTCGCGCTGGATATGGAACATCGTGATGCCCATGACGAAGACCGCGACCAGCAGGTCCAGCAGCACGCCGAGTTCCACCAGCAGCGGCTCGTCGCGCACGGCGACGACGCCGAAGAGGTAGATGCCGTTTTCCATGACGAGGTACCCGAGCGCCTGCGTCACGGCCTTCTTGCGGCTGACGATCAGGAACAGCCCGGCGAACATCGAGAAGAACGCGACCGGCACGAACAGCGGGCCCGGCAGGCCGGGCAGCGGCAGCCGCCGACCGAGCCAGAACGACACGCCGAGCGCGGCCAGGCCGATGGCGAGGGAGAGATTGTAGCCGACGTACGGCTCCATCTCGCGCCGGATCTCGCTCTCGCGGATCGCCCGGAAGATCAGCCACGGGAAGACCCAGCCCTTGATCGCGGCGGTGAAGAGCGCGAAGAGGATGCCGAGCAGCGTGATGTGATCCTGGCGACCGACCACGGCGAGCAGGCCCAGCAGAATCCCCTGCGCCGCGACCCAGCGGACACAGGCGTGGATCCGGCTCGAGACCAACAGCCGCAGGTTCGTCAGCAGGATGAGGATGAGGAGGGTGTTCATCGCGGCATCATCCGGCGGCCAGCAGCAGGAATCCCACGAGCGCCAGCGCGGCCGCCCCAAGCAGCAACTGCGGCACACGGGCCAGCCGCAGCCGCGCCATGGCCGACTCGACCGCGCCGACGAGCGCGGCGACCATCGCCATGGCGGCGAGGCTCGCCGCAAGGCCCACGGCCGGCGGCCCGCCGTGGATCGGCAGCACGCCGACGACCAGCGCCGCGAACAGCCAGAGCTTCAGCGCGGAGGCATACAACACCAGGGCGAAGTCCGGGCCGCCGTGGTCGAGGACCATCACCTCGTGAATCATCGTCAGCTCGAGGTGCGTGTTGGGATCGTCCACGGGGATCCGGGCGTTCTCGGCCAGCAGGACCAGGACCAGCGCGATCAGCAGCAGCGCCATGGACGGCGTTTCGGCCCGCCAGAGGTCCGGCGTTACGCGGCCCAGCATGTCCGAGAGCGATCCCGCCTGCGTGCCGTGGGCCAGCGCGGCCAGCACGACGAACAGGGCCGGCTCCGCCAGCGCGGAGAAGAACACCTCGCGGCTAGCGCCCATGCCCTCGAACGCGGAGCCCGTGTCCATCGCCGCCGCGACGAGGAAGAAGCGCGCGACGCCCAGCACGTAGAGCGCGAGGATGAAATCCCCGCGGAACGCGAAGACCGCGGGCGTTCCGCCGAGCGGGACCAGCAGGAGCGCGGCCGTCACCGCCGCGACGCCCACCACGGGCCCCGCGCGGAACAGCCAGGACGTCGTGGCGCTATAGACCGCGCCCTTCCGGGATAGTTTGAGCAGGTCGTAATAGAGTTGGAGCACCGGCGGGCCCTGCCGTCCGGCGAAAAGGGCCTTGACCTTGTTGATGAGCCCGAACAGCAGCGGCGCCAGCGCCAGCGCAGCCAGGACCGGGATGAAGCCGGACGCGTTCATCGGGTGCCCAGGCTCCAGGCGAGCAGCGCCAGCAGCGTCAGCGCGACGTACAGGACATAGAGGTGCACGTTCCCGTGCTGTACCCGCCGGAGCGGCGCGAGCAGCCGGGCGCCGAGCGCGGCCAGCGGCCGGTACGCAAAGCGATGGAAGAAATCCGGCGCGTGCGAAATGAACGAGGCCCGCGCGGGGAAGTAGCCGTTTGGACGTTCGATGTGCCGCTCGGCGCGCAGGACCGGGTCCAGGAACTCCGTCAGCGGCTGGGCCATGGACGAGCCGGTGTACTGCATGGTTACCGAGGGCGCCGCGTAGCCGCAGTCCCACGTGACGCCCTGCGCAACCGGCTTGCCCGCCAACCGGCGCAACCGCCAGAGCGCGGTCAACCATACCAGTCCGACGAACAAAGCCATCACGCCGGTCGCCGTGCCGAGGGCCGCAAGCGCGTCACCGAGCGCGGCGGCCTGGAAGGCGGCGTCCGGCCGCCGGGCCAGGATGGACTCGAAGGCCGGGAACAGCC
This window of the Kiritimatiellia bacterium genome carries:
- a CDS encoding hydrogenase, translated to MNTLLILILLTNLRLLVSSRIHACVRWVAAQGILLGLLAVVGRQDHITLLGILFALFTAAIKGWVFPWLIFRAIRESEIRREMEPYVGYNLSLAIGLAALGVSFWLGRRLPLPGLPGPLFVPVAFFSMFAGLFLIVSRKKAVTQALGYLVMENGIYLFGVVAVRDEPLLVELGVLLDLLVAVFVMGITMFHIQRDVESLDADQLTQLRD
- a CDS encoding NADH-quinone oxidoreductase subunit H, which encodes MNASGFIPVLAALALAPLLFGLINKVKALFAGRQGPPVLQLYYDLLKLSRKGAVYSATTSWLFRAGPVVGVAAVTAALLLVPLGGTPAVFAFRGDFILALYVLGVARFFLVAAAMDTGSAFEGMGASREVFFSALAEPALFVVLAALAHGTQAGSLSDMLGRVTPDLWRAETPSMALLLIALVLVLLAENARIPVDDPNTHLELTMIHEVMVLDHGGPDFALVLYASALKLWLFAALVVGVLPIHGGPPAVGLAASLAAMAMVAALVGAVESAMARLRLARVPQLLLGAAALALVGFLLLAAG